Proteins co-encoded in one bacterium genomic window:
- the pilM gene encoding type IV pilus assembly protein PilM — protein sequence MFGSKTVIGLDIGSDKVKAIQLKKRGNRLEVEKFGIADVYPNGDKSSPPADPRELKTQAIRRAIDDARITAKYCVSAVSGESIIVRYIQLPQMPEAELKNALRWEAEEYIPFHIDEVNIDSVVLGPSATAGKVDVLLVSAKKDLVSEHVGLVRGVGLTPVIVDVDSFAFLNSYEIAYEPQASDCVALVNIGAEITNINIYLGGTSRFSRDISIAGNAVTQSIVQKTSVPYKRAEEMKQAIGAPMPENAEATEEEESSLISSIRGTVERITGSDLGDETLEASVNKATRNVLMNLVGEIRRSVQFFENQAGGHTVSRLILGGGTSRMPHLPQFLSSELEMEVELFDPLRNFQVASGVNTDLLSASKEHLGVAIGLALRKVVG from the coding sequence ATGTTTGGCTCCAAAACCGTCATCGGTTTGGATATTGGATCGGATAAAGTCAAAGCGATCCAACTCAAGAAGCGTGGAAACCGGCTCGAGGTCGAGAAGTTCGGGATCGCCGATGTCTACCCGAACGGCGACAAGAGTTCGCCGCCGGCAGATCCTCGCGAATTGAAGACCCAAGCCATCCGGCGGGCGATTGATGACGCCCGCATCACCGCCAAGTACTGCGTCAGTGCTGTCAGCGGCGAATCCATCATCGTGCGGTATATTCAACTTCCTCAAATGCCAGAGGCCGAGTTGAAGAACGCGCTGCGGTGGGAGGCGGAAGAGTATATCCCCTTCCATATCGACGAAGTGAATATCGACTCGGTCGTCCTTGGCCCTTCGGCCACGGCGGGCAAGGTCGATGTTCTGCTCGTTTCCGCCAAGAAGGACCTGGTGAGCGAGCACGTCGGCCTGGTGCGCGGCGTCGGCCTGACGCCCGTGATTGTCGATGTGGATTCCTTCGCCTTCCTGAACAGCTACGAAATCGCCTACGAGCCTCAGGCTTCGGACTGCGTGGCTCTGGTGAACATCGGAGCGGAGATCACCAATATTAATATCTACCTCGGCGGGACGTCGCGATTCTCTCGCGACATCAGCATCGCCGGCAACGCGGTCACCCAATCGATCGTGCAGAAGACCAGCGTTCCCTACAAGCGTGCCGAAGAAATGAAGCAGGCCATCGGGGCGCCGATGCCGGAGAACGCCGAAGCGACCGAAGAAGAAGAGTCCTCGCTGATCAGCTCGATCCGCGGCACCGTGGAGCGCATTACCGGCTCCGACCTGGGTGACGAGACGCTCGAAGCATCGGTCAACAAAGCAACTCGCAATGTTCTGATGAACCTGGTGGGCGAGATTCGCCGCTCGGTTCAGTTCTTTGAAAACCAGGCGGGCGGACACACCGTCTCGCGGCTCATCCTCGGCGGTGGCACATCCCGGATGCCTCACTTGCCCCAGTTCCTGTCCTCCGAGTTGGAAATGGAGGTCGAGTTGTTCGACCCGCTGCGCAACTTCCAGGTCGCCAGCGGCGTGAACACCGACTTGCTCTCGGCGTCCAAGGAACACCTTGGGGTGGCGATCGGGCTCGCCCTGCGAAAGGTGGTGGGATAG
- a CDS encoding M23 family metallopeptidase, protein MSFLRTTILLFASPFLLTAGTASADGLGGGRELDEQPPADCISKLQRQEAEAKLAKYRASRVEGGVILPPTLYPFYPQAGEFWGDIFPNNFVDLDPSAGIQDYECTGYTYDTHQGIDSDITTWTRKDIGVPVYAALPGTVVAIQDGNFDEQTTWDPNNQANYVIIDHGGEHTTWYWHLKNGSVSVSPGETVQAGQQIGLTASSGYSTGPHLHFESRLYDSYYEPFAGACRPGDSGFENQPAFRRDLYLREFAITTDDLSVWAGPPVDTDREAYFGTGVQPIRFWTIAQNFPAECPWRVRFIRPDDSVRYDSGAQAFANSNFYRTSYWWWNYNINFDVTGTWIVELTLDGDVVANAPFEVVETPESGVNRPPLPAEGLSFIPPSPNYTQAVRCQVEAPIILRDPDYDVVRYRFLWTVDGDVRRDVTIAATSDMLPAYEANAGQVVECTVTASDGITSSTQLSLSRQLLGTGPYDGWVVQ, encoded by the coding sequence ATGAGCTTCTTGCGCACAACCATTCTGCTCTTCGCATCGCCCTTTCTTCTGACCGCGGGAACAGCCTCGGCCGATGGCCTCGGAGGCGGTCGCGAGCTCGATGAACAACCGCCGGCGGATTGTATTTCGAAGCTGCAGCGTCAGGAAGCTGAAGCGAAGTTGGCGAAGTACCGCGCCAGCCGCGTTGAAGGTGGCGTTATCCTGCCCCCAACTCTGTATCCGTTCTATCCTCAGGCAGGGGAATTCTGGGGCGATATCTTCCCGAACAACTTCGTCGATCTCGATCCATCCGCCGGAATCCAGGACTACGAGTGCACCGGCTACACGTACGACACGCACCAGGGAATCGATTCAGACATCACGACCTGGACGCGCAAAGACATCGGCGTGCCGGTTTACGCCGCGCTGCCGGGGACCGTCGTAGCGATTCAGGATGGGAACTTCGACGAACAGACAACCTGGGATCCAAACAATCAGGCGAACTATGTGATCATCGACCACGGAGGAGAGCACACAACGTGGTACTGGCATCTGAAGAATGGCAGCGTCAGCGTGAGTCCCGGAGAGACAGTCCAGGCGGGCCAGCAGATCGGGCTGACGGCCAGCAGCGGATACAGCACTGGACCGCACCTGCACTTCGAGTCTCGCCTCTATGATAGCTACTACGAGCCCTTTGCCGGTGCGTGCCGCCCGGGAGACAGCGGTTTCGAAAACCAGCCGGCCTTTCGGCGGGATCTCTATCTGCGAGAGTTCGCGATCACGACAGACGATCTGTCGGTCTGGGCAGGCCCTCCGGTCGATACAGATCGCGAGGCTTATTTTGGGACGGGCGTGCAACCGATTCGCTTCTGGACTATCGCTCAGAACTTCCCCGCAGAGTGCCCGTGGCGCGTTCGATTCATCCGCCCCGATGACTCGGTTCGGTACGATAGTGGAGCACAGGCCTTTGCGAACTCGAACTTCTATCGGACTTCCTACTGGTGGTGGAACTACAACATCAACTTCGACGTCACAGGCACCTGGATAGTCGAGCTGACGCTGGATGGCGACGTTGTCGCCAACGCACCGTTTGAAGTTGTCGAAACGCCCGAGTCCGGCGTGAATCGCCCTCCCCTGCCGGCGGAGGGACTGTCTTTCATTCCTCCGTCCCCCAATTACACTCAAGCCGTTCGGTGCCAGGTGGAAGCGCCCATCATTCTGCGCGATCCTGACTACGATGTCGTTCGTTACCGGTTCCTCTGGACGGTCGATGGAGACGTACGCCGCGATGTAACGATTGCAGCGACTTCGGACATGTTGCCTGCCTATGAAGCTAATGCCGGACAGGTTGTGGAATGCACAGTCACGGCATCCGACGGCATCACGAGTTCCACGCAGCTCAGCCTGTCCAGGCAACTTCTCGGCACTGGCCCTTATGATGGCTGGGTCGTTCAGTAA
- a CDS encoding response regulator SirA produces METHITHIYKRNGQLVKFDQKRVTDAMFRAAASIGGKDVDRARELTDIVVGIMNGQYEKGQYPTVEETQDIIINVLQREGHMRTARAYAAYRQEHSRLRRKRETGEVPDTVPYKLLWEVVNWNVDYGCDTIYHLNEHIRRGTFPILVREAERVYQREIDKLAREIEERLDDVKIVIVAGPSSSGKTTTTIRLGEKLAHKNVEFVTIGLDNYFYDLETHPKDEFGDYDFERPEALDIPLVNEHLAALIEGKEVMMPYYNFKTGKREPENAKPFKLAKNQILIVDSLHGLYEPLTASVPADRIFRMYIEAMCQIKDNNMEFVRWADLRMLRRMVRDSWARAYSPNQTVGHWHYVRRSELQYIVPYLHTADFVFNGSLPYELPVLKRHLWKYMDEIHSTYENEPKRYDASIRARRVHRLLDSITQCDNEECIPEYSLMREYIGGSCYKY; encoded by the coding sequence ATGGAAACGCATATCACGCACATCTACAAACGAAACGGTCAACTGGTGAAGTTCGACCAGAAGCGCGTCACGGATGCAATGTTCCGGGCGGCGGCATCGATCGGCGGCAAAGACGTCGACCGTGCTCGAGAATTGACCGACATCGTCGTCGGGATCATGAACGGGCAATACGAGAAAGGGCAGTATCCCACCGTTGAGGAGACGCAGGACATCATCATCAATGTTCTGCAGCGCGAAGGCCACATGCGTACGGCGCGCGCGTACGCCGCTTATCGCCAGGAACACTCTCGCCTGCGCCGCAAACGCGAAACCGGCGAGGTTCCGGATACCGTCCCTTACAAGCTGCTCTGGGAAGTCGTGAACTGGAATGTCGACTACGGCTGTGACACGATCTATCATCTGAATGAACACATTCGCCGCGGCACGTTCCCGATTCTTGTTCGCGAGGCGGAACGCGTCTATCAGCGGGAGATCGATAAGCTGGCGCGCGAGATCGAAGAGCGTCTCGACGACGTGAAGATCGTTATCGTTGCCGGTCCATCGAGTTCTGGCAAGACCACGACGACGATTCGCCTGGGCGAGAAGCTGGCGCACAAGAACGTCGAGTTCGTCACGATCGGTCTCGACAACTATTTCTATGACCTCGAGACGCATCCGAAGGACGAATTCGGCGACTACGATTTCGAACGGCCGGAGGCACTCGATATTCCGCTCGTGAACGAGCATCTGGCCGCGCTGATCGAGGGCAAAGAAGTGATGATGCCCTACTACAACTTCAAGACGGGCAAGCGCGAACCGGAAAACGCCAAGCCGTTCAAGCTGGCGAAGAATCAGATCCTGATCGTCGATAGCTTGCACGGTTTGTACGAGCCGCTGACAGCATCGGTTCCGGCGGATCGAATCTTCCGCATGTACATCGAGGCGATGTGTCAGATCAAAGACAACAACATGGAGTTCGTCCGTTGGGCGGACCTGCGCATGTTGCGTCGCATGGTGCGCGATTCATGGGCGCGTGCTTACTCGCCAAACCAGACAGTTGGGCACTGGCACTACGTCCGGCGCAGCGAATTGCAGTACATCGTGCCTTATCTTCACACGGCAGACTTCGTGTTCAACGGCTCGCTTCCCTACGAACTGCCGGTGCTGAAACGTCACCTTTGGAAGTACATGGACGAGATTCACAGCACCTACGAGAACGAGCCAAAGCGCTACGATGCGTCCATTCGCGCACGGCGCGTGCATCGACTGCTCGATTCGATTACGCAGTGTGACAACGAGGAGTGCATCCCGGAGTATTCGCTGATGCGCGAGTACATCGGCGGCAGTTGTTACAAGTACTGA
- a CDS encoding septal ring lytic transglycosylase RlpA family protein: MASRILKERLVFVGGVLCALLVILTACGLDGEYASVVGPDGRTVKFRATGEASWYGPGFAGRPTASGEIFNPDQLTAAHGNIPLGSVVRVTNLENGRSVVVRVNDRFPGTKGRIIDLSRASFASLAPVERGVIPVRLEVLQAVH, from the coding sequence ATGGCTTCCCGCATCCTGAAAGAACGACTTGTCTTCGTCGGAGGCGTGCTGTGCGCGCTGCTTGTTATTCTTACGGCCTGTGGGCTGGACGGAGAATACGCGTCTGTCGTCGGGCCTGATGGCCGCACGGTGAAATTCCGAGCAACGGGCGAGGCCTCGTGGTACGGCCCCGGGTTTGCCGGTCGGCCGACCGCCAGCGGCGAGATCTTCAATCCGGACCAACTGACCGCGGCCCACGGCAACATTCCGCTCGGCAGCGTCGTTCGGGTTACCAATCTGGAAAATGGCAGGTCAGTTGTCGTGCGCGTCAACGATCGGTTTCCCGGCACAAAGGGTCGGATCATCGATCTGTCGCGTGCCTCGTTTGCGTCGCTCGCACCGGTCGAGCGGGGCGTTATCCCTGTTCGCCTGGAAGTTCTTCAGGCTGTTCACTAA
- a CDS encoding sigma-54 dependent transcriptional regulator, whose protein sequence is MTVASQCQVLIVDDEKNMRNLLLDILEDDGWQAVACASGEEALEVLQESSATIPAMIVDLSMPGMDGFEVIKRTLKMSPDTTIIVITAFGNVDTAVKAMQLGAADFVVKPFDNSRIRSAVRRSFESRDLLTRAEFCHPTFVGADRAPLPMIGSDESLQDVFTIIKRIADLKTSVLIQGESGTGKELVAQAVHYNGSRRDKPFVAVNCAALPETLLESEFFGHERGAFTGAHALQRGKFELADGGTLFLDEIGEMPLGLQAKFLRVLQDQRFRRVGGESEISVDVRIIAATNADLQESIRTKAFREDLYYRLNVIPLHLPPLRERRQDIPQLARYFNQRFSDRHKLEPLKLSDEIIAGIQEREWPGNIRELQNAVEKALVLRDARVLLESSSYTVTPSGSEIPKMTAAKPPVSEDHLLVDLGEEGEIRPLGDVAADAQRGAVIRAIRLCGGNKAEAAKRLGVSYKTLFNKIHELDITTSTKVE, encoded by the coding sequence ATGACAGTCGCCAGCCAATGCCAGGTCCTGATCGTCGACGACGAGAAAAACATGCGCAACCTCCTGTTGGATATTCTGGAGGATGACGGCTGGCAGGCGGTGGCCTGCGCGTCCGGCGAAGAAGCGCTCGAAGTCCTGCAGGAATCTTCGGCGACGATTCCCGCCATGATCGTCGATCTGTCCATGCCCGGCATGGACGGCTTTGAAGTCATCAAGCGCACTCTGAAAATGAGTCCGGACACCACGATCATCGTCATCACGGCTTTTGGCAATGTCGACACCGCGGTGAAGGCGATGCAGCTCGGCGCCGCGGACTTTGTCGTCAAGCCATTCGATAATTCGCGCATTCGTTCAGCCGTGCGGCGCAGTTTCGAAAGCCGCGATCTGCTGACGCGCGCAGAATTTTGTCACCCGACGTTCGTCGGCGCCGATCGCGCTCCCCTGCCGATGATTGGAAGCGACGAAAGCCTGCAGGATGTCTTCACAATCATCAAGCGCATCGCCGACCTGAAGACCTCCGTTTTGATCCAGGGCGAATCGGGAACCGGTAAGGAGCTGGTTGCGCAGGCGGTCCACTACAACGGATCTCGGCGCGACAAGCCGTTTGTGGCCGTGAACTGCGCGGCCCTGCCGGAGACGTTGCTGGAATCCGAGTTCTTCGGCCACGAACGCGGCGCGTTCACCGGTGCCCACGCATTGCAGCGCGGCAAGTTTGAACTGGCAGACGGCGGCACGCTGTTCCTGGATGAGATTGGCGAAATGCCCCTGGGGCTGCAGGCGAAATTCCTGCGCGTGCTGCAGGACCAACGCTTCCGTCGTGTCGGCGGCGAGAGTGAGATCTCCGTCGACGTGCGCATCATCGCCGCAACAAACGCCGATCTGCAGGAAAGCATTCGCACAAAGGCGTTCCGCGAGGATCTGTACTATCGCCTGAATGTGATTCCATTGCATCTGCCGCCCCTGCGCGAACGCCGACAGGACATTCCGCAACTCGCGCGTTACTTCAACCAGCGCTTCTCCGATCGGCACAAACTGGAACCGTTGAAACTGAGCGACGAGATCATTGCCGGCATCCAGGAACGCGAATGGCCGGGCAACATCCGCGAACTCCAGAACGCCGTCGAGAAAGCGTTGGTCTTGCGCGATGCTCGCGTGTTGCTGGAGAGCAGTTCTTACACCGTGACGCCGTCCGGTTCAGAAATCCCCAAGATGACCGCCGCAAAGCCGCCGGTGAGCGAAGATCATCTGCTCGTCGATCTCGGCGAGGAGGGAGAGATCCGTCCGCTCGGCGACGTCGCTGCGGATGCCCAGCGCGGCGCCGTGATTCGCGCAATTCGCCTGTGCGGCGGCAACAAAGCCGAAGCAGCCAAACGCCTCGGCGTCTCCTACAAGACACTCTTCAACAAGATCCACGAACTGGACATCACGACGTCCACCAAGGTGGAATGA
- a CDS encoding M23 family metallopeptidase — protein MAKVEAFRAANPEAARAEGPTHYPFYPQAGRIWDDIFPGSFFDVDPSPGISDYECTGYTYDSHQGIDTSIATWVRKDIGVPVYAALPGIVAAVADGNFDEQTDWNPNNKANYVIIDHGNTHQTWYWHLKNGSVAVEVGETVRAGQQIAMTASSGMSTGPHLHFESRFDGSPYDPFVGTCHPGESGFESQPSFRRDLFLREFIVTKEDLSSWSGPPDDTTREGYFGTGGQRVRFWAMAQNIPPFCPWRVRILRPDKSLSFDSGSNSFSNPTLYRQSFWYWSYLLDLSVTGTWTIELTLDGEVMAEAPFEVVGSPESGPNRPPLPPDDLAFSPTTATVADAIRCDAIAPWIVRDPDYDQLRYRFVWRVDGEIRRDVTIAAPSDMLPAFEAQSGQTVECAVTASDGLLESEARQISMTVQGIGLRGWMMF, from the coding sequence ATGGCGAAGGTCGAAGCCTTCCGCGCAGCCAATCCGGAGGCTGCACGCGCCGAAGGACCAACGCACTATCCGTTCTATCCGCAAGCTGGCAGAATCTGGGATGACATCTTCCCCGGCAGTTTCTTCGATGTCGATCCGAGCCCGGGCATCAGCGACTACGAATGCACTGGCTACACGTACGATTCACACCAGGGTATCGACACAAGCATCGCGACGTGGGTACGGAAAGACATCGGCGTCCCCGTCTATGCGGCACTGCCAGGGATCGTTGCCGCAGTCGCGGATGGAAACTTCGATGAGCAGACGGATTGGAACCCGAACAACAAAGCCAACTACGTGATCATCGATCACGGCAACACGCACCAGACGTGGTACTGGCACCTGAAGAACGGCAGCGTTGCGGTGGAAGTTGGAGAGACCGTGCGAGCCGGCCAGCAGATTGCCATGACTGCAAGCAGCGGTATGAGCACCGGCCCGCATCTGCACTTCGAGTCCCGATTCGATGGTTCTCCCTACGATCCCTTTGTAGGCACTTGCCATCCAGGCGAGAGCGGTTTCGAAAGCCAGCCGTCATTTCGCCGCGACCTATTCCTGCGCGAATTCATCGTCACCAAGGAAGACCTCAGCAGTTGGTCCGGCCCTCCGGACGACACAACGCGCGAGGGCTACTTCGGCACGGGCGGCCAGCGAGTCCGATTCTGGGCAATGGCCCAGAATATCCCGCCCTTCTGCCCCTGGCGCGTTCGTATTCTTCGGCCGGACAAGTCGTTGTCCTTCGACAGCGGCTCCAACTCCTTTTCAAACCCCACGCTTTATCGTCAGTCCTTCTGGTACTGGAGCTACTTACTGGATCTGAGCGTGACGGGAACCTGGACGATCGAACTGACGCTGGATGGCGAGGTAATGGCCGAGGCGCCGTTTGAGGTCGTGGGATCGCCCGAATCTGGCCCGAACCGCCCTCCCCTGCCGCCGGATGACCTGGCTTTCTCGCCCACAACCGCGACAGTCGCCGATGCGATTCGCTGCGATGCAATCGCTCCGTGGATTGTGCGCGATCCGGACTACGATCAGTTGCGCTATCGATTCGTGTGGAGGGTCGACGGCGAGATTCGCCGCGACGTGACAATCGCAGCCCCCTCGGATATGCTTCCTGCCTTCGAAGCACAGAGCGGCCAGACGGTCGAATGCGCCGTCACAGCGAGCGACGGTTTGCTGGAATCCGAAGCTCGACAAATCTCCATGACGGTGCAGGGAATTGGGCTGCGTGGCTGGATGATGTTCTAG
- a CDS encoding NUDIX hydrolase, translated as MAISVTVDVILFAVENQVLHVLLIQRKNPPFADAWAFPGGFLDEGEDLEPAALRELQEETGLSLEDGELWQLGAYGTPGRDPRGHTITVAFFGVLPEDMPEVRGADDAAKAQWWPIESLPELAFDHGDILNEALAAVAGTDD; from the coding sequence ATGGCTATCTCTGTAACCGTCGATGTGATTCTGTTTGCTGTCGAGAACCAGGTACTGCACGTGCTGCTGATCCAGCGCAAGAATCCTCCATTTGCAGATGCCTGGGCGTTCCCCGGCGGTTTCCTGGATGAAGGCGAGGATCTGGAGCCGGCGGCCCTTCGCGAACTGCAGGAGGAGACAGGGCTTTCGCTGGAAGACGGAGAGCTTTGGCAGTTGGGAGCCTACGGGACTCCTGGACGCGATCCTCGTGGGCACACGATCACCGTCGCCTTCTTCGGCGTGCTTCCGGAGGATATGCCCGAGGTTAGAGGCGCTGACGATGCGGCAAAGGCGCAGTGGTGGCCGATCGAGTCCTTGCCGGAGCTCGCGTTCGATCATGGCGATATTCTGAACGAAGCCCTGGCCGCTGTGGCCGGGACCGACGACTGA
- a CDS encoding pyridoxal phosphate-dependent aminotransferase, whose product MKISNRVASLEPSMTLALTAKAKALKAQGVDVMSFGAGEPDFDTPEFIKNIAIEDIKAGRTKYTPAKGGPEIIESVRQALERDYGLEYTAAEILVSVGGKHSLYNIFQTIVDHDDEVIIPSPFWLTYPEQVRAAEGEPVIVKCGPEQNFKITPAQLEAAITDRTVALVLNSPSNPTGAVYSKDELSALAEVLKKHQNVTIVSDDLYEKLVYAPEKFTSILHVAPELRGRTIIVNGWSKAFSMTGWRLGWIAGPVEAVKPMTSLQSHSTSNVTSFCQRAAAVALQSDLKFLDEWRAEFDARRKILVAGLNEIPGVTCDPAPMGAFYAFPDISGVFGKKIANKVIDGSMPFADVALEEAKVAVVPGKAFGEDRCVRMSYATSREVIEKGLERLRKLIESAE is encoded by the coding sequence ATGAAAATCTCTAATCGTGTTGCCAGCCTCGAACCCTCGATGACTCTTGCGCTGACGGCGAAGGCCAAGGCCCTGAAGGCGCAGGGCGTTGATGTCATGTCCTTCGGCGCCGGAGAGCCCGACTTCGACACACCCGAGTTCATCAAGAACATCGCGATCGAAGACATCAAGGCAGGCCGCACGAAGTACACACCGGCGAAGGGCGGCCCGGAGATCATTGAGTCGGTGCGCCAGGCCCTCGAGCGCGACTACGGTCTCGAATACACGGCGGCGGAGATCCTCGTCTCGGTCGGTGGCAAGCATTCACTCTACAATATCTTCCAGACGATCGTCGACCACGACGATGAAGTCATCATTCCGTCGCCCTTCTGGCTGACGTATCCGGAGCAGGTGCGCGCGGCGGAAGGCGAGCCGGTCATCGTGAAGTGCGGACCCGAGCAGAACTTCAAGATCACGCCCGCGCAGTTGGAGGCGGCGATCACCGACCGCACCGTGGCGCTCGTTCTCAACAGTCCGAGCAACCCGACCGGCGCAGTCTATTCGAAGGACGAACTCTCGGCGCTGGCCGAAGTTCTGAAGAAGCATCAAAATGTCACGATCGTCAGTGACGATTTGTACGAGAAGTTAGTTTACGCGCCGGAAAAGTTTACCAGCATCCTGCACGTCGCACCGGAGCTGCGCGGGCGCACGATTATCGTCAATGGCTGGTCGAAAGCGTTCTCGATGACCGGCTGGCGGTTGGGGTGGATCGCGGGTCCTGTGGAGGCTGTGAAGCCCATGACAAGCCTGCAAAGCCACTCGACCTCGAACGTGACGTCTTTTTGCCAGCGTGCGGCGGCGGTTGCCCTGCAGAGCGACCTGAAGTTCCTGGATGAATGGCGTGCCGAATTTGATGCTCGGCGCAAGATTCTCGTCGCTGGATTGAACGAAATCCCGGGCGTGACGTGCGATCCGGCCCCAATGGGGGCCTTCTATGCCTTCCCGGATATTTCCGGGGTCTTTGGCAAGAAAATCGCTAATAAGGTGATCGATGGCTCAATGCCATTTGCCGACGTAGCCCTTGAGGAGGCCAAAGTCGCTGTCGTTCCTGGTAAAGCTTTTGGTGAAGATCGTTGCGTGAGAATGAGCTACGCAACGAGCCGGGAAGTCATCGAGAAGGGCCTTGAGAGACTGCGGAAGCTGATTGAGAGCGCCGAATAA
- a CDS encoding glycosyltransferase family 39 protein, with translation MRRLEQGLKGPNILIRIGPAVLMLVILAAGAAGRAIAVYDEGHFLLAAHTIAEGIRGIFSGNSIAEIRDAIHQGGGTLYFAAKPGYIFILAFLDLLTGGLTSGRALALSVLCGVGVVALTQSIAEKRFGWRTGLYAGLLVALNPLVLQFGRMALGVEPAVFLALLAFWIMEHADGKAWRAALAGAVAFAAFTCHYNVAPLMLALGIGAWPLWSRRTRIALIAGGIVSAGLFEGALLGVDFVLRNAYPDFRSFFGELYYNFAVHQVAGGEEAVIAAGAAESTDGVRGYGAAAWFYLIGTLAAGMHWLLIVGVVGLIWMKREPIIEGSDQRLLLWWTLFPLVVWSLYPWKVERSFLNVVPGIAVLAAVVLDRFQERWNRAGQEGEANAVWKALGWFPIAMVLLTAVLLSIPQLSPDPSGQRRLVMNNRDWIASLPRGSFTATSFNWRSAPIWKWYLGPELHRMDIETPGIDFSSFDLPLYAAQDPQSALPDPGYAAQEPEFEGAQPVLELRDDPAFAFLRRPQNPRPQ, from the coding sequence ATGCGCCGCCTCGAACAAGGCCTGAAAGGCCCCAATATTCTCATCCGAATCGGCCCGGCTGTTCTCATGCTGGTTATTTTAGCCGCGGGCGCTGCCGGGAGGGCAATAGCCGTTTACGATGAAGGGCATTTTCTTCTGGCGGCCCACACGATTGCCGAGGGAATTCGCGGCATTTTCTCGGGAAATTCGATCGCCGAGATCCGAGATGCCATCCACCAGGGCGGCGGGACCCTCTATTTTGCAGCCAAACCTGGGTACATATTCATTTTAGCATTTCTGGATCTGTTGACTGGCGGTTTGACCAGCGGCCGAGCGCTTGCCCTCTCCGTCCTCTGCGGCGTTGGAGTCGTAGCACTCACGCAATCCATTGCGGAAAAGCGATTCGGATGGCGTACAGGACTTTATGCAGGACTCCTGGTCGCACTGAATCCACTCGTGCTGCAGTTTGGCCGAATGGCGCTCGGTGTAGAACCCGCTGTCTTTCTCGCACTCCTCGCCTTCTGGATTATGGAACATGCAGATGGCAAAGCATGGCGCGCTGCGCTCGCGGGTGCCGTCGCGTTCGCAGCGTTCACATGCCATTATAACGTTGCTCCTTTGATGCTCGCACTGGGCATCGGAGCCTGGCCGCTTTGGAGTCGTCGCACACGCATCGCCCTGATAGCAGGGGGCATTGTGTCAGCCGGCCTATTCGAAGGCGCTTTGCTCGGTGTCGACTTCGTTCTGCGAAATGCCTATCCGGACTTCCGCAGTTTCTTTGGCGAGTTGTACTACAACTTCGCCGTTCACCAGGTCGCCGGCGGCGAAGAAGCCGTGATCGCAGCAGGCGCAGCGGAATCAACCGATGGCGTTCGCGGCTACGGAGCGGCGGCATGGTTCTACCTGATCGGAACACTCGCGGCGGGAATGCACTGGCTTCTGATTGTCGGCGTGGTCGGACTCATTTGGATGAAGCGCGAGCCGATCATCGAAGGGTCGGATCAGCGACTCCTTCTCTGGTGGACGCTCTTCCCGTTGGTCGTCTGGAGCCTCTATCCATGGAAGGTCGAGCGGTCGTTCTTGAACGTCGTCCCGGGAATCGCCGTCCTGGCAGCCGTCGTCCTCGATCGGTTCCAGGAGCGCTGGAATCGAGCGGGACAGGAGGGGGAGGCGAACGCCGTTTGGAAGGCCCTCGGCTGGTTTCCGATCGCAATGGTGCTGCTGACGGCCGTGCTTCTTTCGATCCCACAACTCTCCCCCGATCCGTCCGGACAGAGGCGCCTGGTCATGAACAATCGTGACTGGATTGCATCGCTTCCGCGCGGATCGTTCACGGCCACATCGTTCAATTGGCGCTCGGCTCCGATCTGGAAGTGGTATCTGGGCCCGGAATTGCATCGGATGGACATCGAAACGCCGGGGATCGACTTCTCCAGCTTCGACCTGCCGCTCTATGCAGCCCAGGACCCCCAAAGTGCCCTCCCAGACCCGGGATATGCGGCCCAGGAGCCGGAGTTCGAAGGCGCCCAGCCGGTGCTGGAACTCCGTGACGATCCCGCGTTTGCCTTCCTGAGACGCCCTCAGAATCCTAGACCCCAGTAG